ATCAGCGAAATGATTTTGGCGCGAAAGAATTGCTTCGATGAATAACGCGATTCGAACCTGGCTCGGAGTGGCGACGCTGCTCTTGATGATCGCGGCGCTCTACATGGTGTTCGAGTACGTGCCGACCGAAGTGGACGAGGGAATCGTTCAGCGGATTTTTTATTTTCACGTGCCGCTCGCGTGGGTGGC
This Candidatus Binatus sp. DNA region includes the following protein-coding sequences:
- the ccsA gene encoding cytochrome c biogenesis protein CcsA; the protein is MNNAIRTWLGVATLLLMIAALYMVFEYVPTEVDEGIVQRIFYFHVPLAWVAFVAFGLVAIAGVFYLWLGDQIWDDLGYASAEIGMVFCTL